A window of the Bombina bombina isolate aBomBom1 chromosome 3, aBomBom1.pri, whole genome shotgun sequence genome harbors these coding sequences:
- the ILRUN gene encoding protein ILRUN, with protein sequence MEGMDVDLDPELMQKFSCLGTTDKDVLISEFQRLLGFQLNPAGCAFFLDMTNWNLQAAIGAYYDFESPSVTVPCMSFVEDVTIGEGESVPPDTQFTKTWRIQNTGSEAWPPGVCLRYVGGDQFGHVNMVLVRSLDAQEMTDVSVQMCSPSQAGMYQGQWRMCTATGMYFGDVIWVILSVEAGGLLGVTQQLSSFETEFNTQPHRKLGCDYNPFASPQKSRSPDREDTGSWETVTDPPECDQNGLSQTSVNICTSDHPASRSVATYRESVHGPYPFGES encoded by the exons ATGGAGGGGATGGATGTGGATCTTGACCCAGAGCTCATGCAGAAGTTCAGCTGTTTGGGAACCACAGATAAGGATGTCCTGATCTCTGAGTTCCAGAGGCTTCTTGGTTTCCAGCTCAATCCTGCTGGCTGCGCTTTCTTTTTGGATATGACTAACTG GAATCTCCAGGCTGCTATAGGTGCATATTATGACTTTGAGAGTCCAAGTGTCACAGTTCCTTGTATGTCATTTGTTGAAGATGTGACAATTGGTGAGGGGGAATCTGTACCACCAGACACCCAGTTCACAAAGACATGGAGGATCCAAAACACAG GGTCAGAGGCTTGGCCTCCAGGAGTATGCTTGAGGTACGTCGGAGGTGATCAGTTTGGGCATGTAAACATGGTATTAGTGCGCTCACTGGATGCCCAGGAGATGACCGATGTTAGTGTGCAAATGTGCAGCCCAAGCCAGGCTGGCATGTACCAGGGCCAATGGAGGATGTGTACTGCTACTGGCATGTACTTTGGAG ATGTTATCTGGGTGATCCTCAGTGTGGAGGCCGGAGGCCTTTTAGGGGTTACTCAACAGCTTTCTTCCTTCGAGACAGAATTTAACACTCAGCCTCACCGCAAACTAGGGTGCGATTATAACCCCTTTGCATCTCCTCAGAAGAGCCGGTCCCCTGATAGGGAAGATACAGGGAGCTGGGAAACCGTGACAGACCCCCCTGAATGTGATCAGAATGGACTGTCTCAGACCTCTGTAAATATATGTACATCTGATCACCCGGCCAGTCGGTCTGTAGCTACATATAGAGAG